The Spirosoma radiotolerans genome has a window encoding:
- a CDS encoding DUF1553 domain-containing protein, with protein MKIRWILFGVVGIGTALVLSSFLGFFEKRVDFNTQIKPLLNKNCIACHGGVKKAAGFSLLFKHEALAPAKSGKLAIIPGDADGSELIRRLTLTDPDERMPLDHPALKPDEIALLRKWIDQGAAWGDHWAYQPVQRPDVPQIGTFWSRLGLVDNDETNWAKNEIDHFILDKLRETQGVGSLRPSPEADRATLIRRVSLDLTGLPPTEKEVAAFVADQSPGAYEKVVDRLFQSPAYGERWTGMWLDLARYADTKGYERDPGRKIWRYRDWLIKAFNSDKPFDQFAVEQLAGDLLPNPTGGLPTDDQYIATGFHRNTMTNDEGGTQDEEFRVAAVLDRVNTTWDVFQGTTFACIQCHSHPYDPFTHDEYYKYLAFFNNTRDEDVTSDTPTLRFYKPADSLKVLALQQYLSKATPDTKQAQTSVNQVTRLLRTVEPKLNSHDFDALANASLLDAKYFGFQDKGAARIKNVTLTGRPRLLIAWGTNAPDALVTIRQDKPDGAILAILPVPKTGNQWNDTIQMIPLPPVTGKHTLYLSLNSPKAPKDWVMIKWVSFQPVMPGQPLNALGEQDKLLVDLLNADVEQTPIMLDGTGDLKRETHVFDRGNWMVKGKKVNPDVPKSFPAMDPKLPRNRLGLAKWMVSREHPLTARVAVNRFWEQLFGTGIVETVEDMGTQGIPPTHRELLDYLAVEFMEGDQWHVKKLLKRMVMSATYRQQSNATPELLAKDPFNKLLARGPRVRLSAEAVHDQALAVSGLLSHKLYGPSVMPVQPDGIWQSPYDGESWKQSTGEDLHRRALYTYWKRTAPYPSMVTFDSPSREFCQLRRLRTNTPLQALVTLNDPVYVEAAQHLASYMQAHGKSPENQLQAGFRQIMLRDLSPKKLVILTRLYRNTEQYYRQKPDEAKKLLDCMNVTPQRAALTVTANTMLNLDEVITKE; from the coding sequence ATGAAAATCAGGTGGATTCTTTTTGGCGTAGTTGGCATTGGGACAGCCCTGGTGCTTTCGTCGTTTCTCGGCTTTTTTGAGAAACGGGTGGATTTTAATACCCAGATTAAACCCCTGCTGAACAAAAACTGCATTGCCTGCCACGGGGGTGTCAAGAAAGCCGCTGGCTTCTCCCTACTTTTTAAACATGAAGCGCTGGCACCTGCCAAATCAGGCAAGCTGGCAATTATTCCCGGCGATGCGGATGGGAGCGAACTGATTCGGCGGCTAACGCTGACGGACCCCGACGAGCGGATGCCACTCGATCATCCCGCCTTAAAGCCCGACGAAATAGCGCTTCTCCGCAAATGGATCGATCAGGGTGCCGCGTGGGGCGATCATTGGGCCTACCAACCCGTTCAACGTCCCGATGTACCGCAGATTGGCACCTTCTGGAGCCGTTTAGGTTTGGTCGATAATGACGAAACTAATTGGGCCAAAAATGAAATTGACCATTTCATTCTGGATAAATTACGTGAGACGCAAGGGGTTGGGTCTCTACGACCTTCGCCCGAAGCCGACCGGGCTACGTTGATTCGGCGGGTGTCGCTCGACTTGACGGGCTTGCCACCAACCGAAAAAGAAGTTGCGGCTTTTGTCGCCGATCAATCGCCGGGGGCCTATGAAAAAGTGGTCGATCGGCTTTTCCAATCGCCCGCTTACGGCGAACGATGGACGGGCATGTGGCTCGATTTGGCCCGCTATGCTGATACCAAAGGGTATGAACGCGACCCTGGCCGGAAAATATGGCGCTACCGCGACTGGCTGATCAAGGCCTTCAATAGCGATAAGCCGTTTGATCAGTTTGCCGTGGAGCAACTGGCGGGTGATTTGTTGCCAAATCCTACGGGTGGACTACCGACCGACGATCAATATATCGCAACGGGTTTTCACCGGAACACGATGACCAATGACGAAGGCGGTACGCAGGACGAAGAGTTTAGAGTAGCGGCCGTACTCGACCGGGTCAATACGACCTGGGACGTGTTTCAGGGCACGACCTTTGCCTGTATCCAGTGCCACAGCCATCCATACGATCCCTTTACCCACGACGAATACTATAAATACCTCGCTTTTTTCAACAACACACGCGACGAGGATGTAACGAGCGATACGCCAACCCTGCGTTTTTATAAACCTGCCGACTCGCTTAAGGTACTAGCCTTACAACAGTACCTATCCAAAGCTACGCCAGACACGAAGCAGGCCCAGACCAGCGTTAATCAGGTTACGCGACTGCTGCGGACGGTCGAACCCAAACTAAATTCGCATGACTTCGATGCGTTGGCCAATGCGTCTTTATTGGATGCGAAATACTTTGGTTTCCAGGACAAAGGGGCGGCCCGTATCAAAAACGTAACCCTTACTGGTCGGCCACGACTACTCATTGCCTGGGGCACCAATGCGCCCGACGCCCTTGTCACCATCCGGCAGGATAAGCCTGATGGGGCTATTCTGGCTATATTACCCGTTCCCAAAACGGGCAATCAATGGAATGATACGATTCAGATGATTCCCTTGCCACCGGTGACTGGAAAGCATACGCTTTACTTATCGCTTAACAGCCCCAAAGCCCCAAAAGACTGGGTCATGATCAAGTGGGTATCGTTTCAGCCCGTTATGCCTGGTCAGCCGCTCAACGCGCTTGGTGAACAGGACAAGCTGCTCGTCGACCTGCTCAACGCCGACGTTGAGCAGACGCCCATTATGCTGGACGGAACGGGTGATCTGAAACGTGAAACGCATGTTTTTGACCGGGGCAACTGGATGGTAAAAGGAAAAAAGGTAAACCCTGATGTTCCTAAATCATTTCCGGCTATGGACCCTAAATTACCCCGAAACCGTCTGGGGCTGGCTAAATGGATGGTTAGCCGGGAACATCCGCTAACGGCTCGGGTGGCCGTGAATCGTTTTTGGGAGCAGTTATTCGGGACAGGTATTGTCGAAACGGTAGAGGACATGGGTACGCAGGGTATTCCGCCAACGCATCGGGAGTTGCTGGATTACCTGGCTGTCGAATTTATGGAAGGTGACCAGTGGCATGTCAAGAAACTGCTGAAACGCATGGTGATGTCGGCAACCTATCGGCAACAGTCAAACGCCACGCCCGAGCTTCTCGCCAAAGACCCATTCAATAAACTGCTCGCCAGAGGACCACGGGTCCGGTTGTCGGCCGAAGCCGTTCATGACCAGGCGCTGGCCGTGAGTGGCCTGTTGAGCCATAAACTGTACGGGCCAAGTGTGATGCCCGTTCAGCCGGACGGCATTTGGCAGTCGCCTTACGATGGCGAATCATGGAAACAAAGCACGGGCGAAGACCTGCACCGACGCGCTTTATATACTTACTGGAAACGTACGGCTCCTTATCCGTCGATGGTAACGTTTGATAGCCCGAGCCGGGAGTTCTGCCAGCTACGCCGACTGCGTACCAACACACCGTTGCAGGCGCTGGTGACACTAAATGATCCGGTCTACGTGGAAGCTGCCCAACACCTGGCCAGTTACATGCAGGCACACGGAAAGTCGCCCGAGAACCAGCTACAGGCTGGTTTCCGACAAATTATGCTGCGTGACCTATCGCCGAAAAAGCTGGTTATTCTAACCCGGCTTTACCGGAATACGGAACAGTATTACCGCCAGAAACCAGACGAGGCCAAGAAGCTATTAGATTGTATGAATGTTACGCCCCAGCGGGCCGCCCTGACCGTCACAGCCAACACGATGCTGAATCTGGATGAGGTGATTACCAAAGAGTAA
- the gatC gene encoding Asp-tRNA(Asn)/Glu-tRNA(Gln) amidotransferase subunit GatC: MKVDQETLHKIAHLSRLEVKPEEEAALLNSLNGVLTWMEQLNEIDTTGIEPLTHMSAETNVLREDVVANHLSREQALMNAPQHDDQFFEVPKVLE, translated from the coding sequence ATGAAAGTAGATCAGGAAACACTGCATAAAATTGCCCACCTCTCCCGGCTTGAGGTTAAGCCCGAAGAAGAGGCTGCCTTGCTGAATAGCCTGAATGGCGTATTGACCTGGATGGAGCAATTAAATGAGATTGATACAACCGGCATTGAACCGCTCACGCATATGTCCGCCGAGACGAACGTGCTACGCGAAGATGTGGTAGCCAATCATCTCTCCCGCGAGCAAGCCCTTATGAATGCGCCCCAGCATGACGACCAGTTTTTTGAGGTACCTAAAGTGCTGGAATAG
- a CDS encoding DUF1501 domain-containing protein yields MKKLLNELQQAAAERETRRHFLHTCSTGLGAMALSSVLGSCGFFGKRDAQSNVVGSAPSSDGPATAPHPSQYLPKAKRIIYIHMAGSPSQLELFDYKPELAKYNGKDCPQALLEGKKFAFIRGVPKMLGPQGKFAQHGQSGAWVSDYLPHLQGVVDDISFLKAMHTDQFNHAPAQLLMHTGSARLGRPSMGSWVTYGLGTENDNLPGYIVLASGGKQPDAGKSVWGSGFLPTVYQGVQCRTDGDPVLYASDPAGISRDVRKQTIDAISQINQQQYDDVKDPEILTRIAQYELAFRMQMSVPDAMDIKSEPQYILDSYGVNPNKGSFSRNCLLARRLVERGVRFVQLFDWGWDTHGTSADGAIEIGLKNKCKESDQAVAALLKDLKQRGLLDDTLVVWGGEFGRTPMQENRDGQVLPFMGRDHHLEAFTVWMAGGGVKKGFSFGETDDIGYYGVKDKVHIHDLQATILHLLGFDHTKLTYQFQGRPFRLTDVAGKVVKPILA; encoded by the coding sequence ATGAAAAAACTCCTTAACGAACTCCAGCAAGCAGCCGCCGAGCGCGAAACACGGCGTCATTTCCTACATACCTGCTCAACGGGTCTGGGTGCTATGGCGCTGAGTTCTGTCCTGGGAAGCTGTGGGTTTTTTGGCAAACGGGATGCCCAAAGCAACGTTGTGGGTTCGGCTCCATCGAGCGATGGGCCAGCCACGGCGCCCCATCCGTCGCAGTATTTGCCAAAAGCCAAACGGATCATTTATATCCACATGGCTGGGTCGCCGAGCCAGTTGGAGCTATTTGATTATAAACCCGAACTAGCCAAATACAATGGGAAAGATTGCCCACAGGCCTTACTGGAAGGCAAGAAGTTTGCCTTTATCCGGGGCGTGCCCAAAATGCTTGGCCCGCAGGGGAAGTTTGCTCAACATGGCCAGTCGGGAGCGTGGGTGTCTGATTATTTACCCCATTTGCAGGGCGTCGTGGACGATATTTCGTTTCTGAAAGCGATGCATACCGATCAGTTCAACCATGCACCTGCGCAATTACTCATGCATACGGGTAGTGCCCGGCTGGGTCGGCCGAGTATGGGTTCATGGGTGACGTATGGCCTCGGAACGGAAAATGACAATCTGCCCGGTTATATCGTGCTGGCCTCGGGCGGAAAGCAGCCCGATGCGGGTAAATCCGTCTGGGGAAGCGGATTTTTGCCAACGGTGTATCAGGGCGTTCAGTGCCGCACGGATGGCGACCCGGTGTTGTATGCTTCGGACCCGGCAGGCATAAGCCGGGATGTGCGCAAACAAACCATCGATGCCATCAGCCAGATTAATCAGCAGCAATACGACGATGTGAAGGACCCCGAAATCCTGACTCGTATTGCTCAGTATGAACTGGCGTTTCGGATGCAAATGTCGGTGCCCGATGCCATGGATATCAAAAGCGAACCGCAATACATTCTCGACAGCTACGGCGTGAATCCGAATAAGGGTTCCTTTTCGCGGAACTGCCTGCTCGCCCGTCGGCTGGTGGAACGGGGCGTTCGGTTTGTACAACTGTTCGATTGGGGATGGGATACACACGGCACCAGCGCCGATGGGGCTATCGAAATCGGACTTAAGAATAAATGCAAGGAGTCTGACCAGGCGGTTGCGGCTTTGCTGAAGGATTTGAAGCAGCGCGGTTTACTGGATGATACCCTTGTTGTGTGGGGCGGGGAGTTTGGCCGGACGCCGATGCAGGAAAACCGCGATGGTCAGGTGCTTCCGTTCATGGGGCGCGACCATCACCTCGAAGCGTTTACAGTCTGGATGGCAGGCGGTGGCGTCAAAAAAGGATTTTCGTTCGGCGAAACCGATGATATTGGCTATTACGGAGTCAAAGACAAAGTGCATATTCATGACCTTCAGGCAACGATTCTTCACTTGCTTGGGTTTGATCACACCAAGTTAACGTATCAATTTCAAGGGCGTCCGTTCCGGCTGACTGATGTGGCTGGAAAAGTCGTTAAGCCCATATTGGCGTAA
- a CDS encoding DMT family transporter yields MITQTALAWIYLIGAAACEMAWMYSLKYLRWDALKSLRWDTFYRADVGWPILLPWIAYVFFGIVNTILLAIAMRAIPTTTAFAVWMALTLVFLKASDVFWLKLSWSWSELLFILLITIGIVGLKFAGPTE; encoded by the coding sequence ATGATAACCCAAACTGCGCTTGCCTGGATCTACCTGATTGGAGCAGCCGCCTGTGAGATGGCTTGGATGTATTCGCTTAAATACCTGCGGTGGGATGCCCTGAAATCCCTTCGCTGGGATACGTTCTATCGCGCTGACGTGGGTTGGCCCATCTTGCTGCCCTGGATTGCCTATGTCTTTTTCGGAATTGTCAATACCATTTTGCTGGCTATTGCCATGCGGGCCATACCCACCACAACCGCTTTTGCCGTTTGGATGGCGCTAACGCTGGTCTTTCTAAAAGCCTCCGATGTGTTCTGGCTGAAGCTGAGCTGGTCGTGGAGCGAACTGCTGTTCATTCTCCTGATCACTATCGGCATTGTCGGGCTAAAATTTGCCGGCCCTACCGAGTGA
- a CDS encoding lysophospholipid acyltransferase family protein has product MRLLYTIWCATYFVVLYLFLFPIQFVFLQRDAWKPLAHKINYIWGILFFLGVGIPVRVEYRFRPEPNGVYVFCANHFSYLDIAAMGVIVKNFYAFVGKSDVKNIPLLGYMFAKLHVQVDRDQPNSRAYSLAKSIRTLASGRSIMIFPEGGIRAPKPPQMVPFKDGAFTMAIQQQVPIVPVTLLNNYQILPDKSPIRFHWHPLRAVIHPPIETAGMTQDDVERLKEETYSIIDRELMKARKVTA; this is encoded by the coding sequence ATGCGACTACTGTACACGATCTGGTGCGCGACTTATTTTGTGGTGTTATACCTATTTCTGTTCCCGATCCAGTTTGTGTTTTTGCAGCGTGACGCCTGGAAGCCACTAGCCCATAAGATTAATTACATTTGGGGAATCCTCTTTTTCCTGGGCGTAGGCATACCGGTTCGGGTTGAGTACCGATTCAGGCCAGAACCGAACGGAGTTTACGTTTTCTGTGCGAACCACTTCTCTTATTTGGACATAGCGGCCATGGGAGTAATCGTCAAGAATTTTTACGCCTTTGTCGGAAAAAGTGACGTAAAAAACATTCCGTTGCTGGGGTATATGTTTGCGAAACTGCACGTACAGGTCGATCGCGATCAGCCAAACAGCCGCGCGTATTCACTGGCTAAATCCATTCGAACGCTGGCCTCCGGACGGAGTATTATGATTTTTCCGGAAGGGGGCATTCGCGCTCCTAAACCGCCCCAGATGGTCCCGTTCAAAGACGGTGCCTTTACGATGGCCATTCAGCAGCAGGTGCCCATTGTACCCGTTACGCTGTTGAATAATTACCAGATTTTGCCGGATAAGAGTCCAATACGTTTTCACTGGCATCCTCTTCGGGCGGTCATTCACCCGCCCATCGAAACGGCAGGTATGACGCAAGACGACGTAGAGCGCCTGAAAGAAGAAACGTATAGCATTATAGACAGGGAATTGATGAAAGCCAGGAAAGTAACGGCTTAG